Proteins from a single region of Juglans microcarpa x Juglans regia isolate MS1-56 chromosome 5S, Jm3101_v1.0, whole genome shotgun sequence:
- the LOC121267309 gene encoding protein DETOXIFICATION 53-like — protein MGDSLVTTPQFYSALFLGDMREVVEHVAARYPKANLYAVGWSLGANILVRYLGQINNRYCQSLQVGEEVQALWKIAGPIGMTTLLIYSRSVISMLFLGRLGTTELAGGTLAIGFLNITGNSILRGLSMGMDPICCQAYGAKRYSVLSQTFQKTLCLLLLVSISISVIWLNAGPIFRWLGQDPNITKVAKVYLVFSIPELLAQAHLHPLRIFLRTQGLTTPLTIAATFAALLHLPINYLLTTYLKLGVKGIALAVAFNTLNLNLGLIIYLIVSKTPLKPWNGATFTSAFQGWGPLLSLALPSAASVCLEWWWYEIMLFLCGLLSDPQASLAAMGILIQTTGLLYVVPISLSSGIATRVGHALGAGQPSLAQWAAIIGLIVAFAFGLSALIFMNAVRSVWGKLFTDESQILDLVSIALPILGLCELGNSPQTAACGVLTGTARPKLGARINLCAFYVVGLPMVILTCFVCKVGFLGLWLGLLSAQFSCLFMMGYALIRTDWRHQTKRAEELTLAADQQARDKDDLESVLLITTDL, from the coding sequence ATTAACAATAGATATTGTCAATCCTTGCAGGTGGGGGAAGAGGTTCAAGCATTGTGGAAGATTGCAGGGCCCATCGGGATGACAACCTTGCTTATATACTCGAGGTCCGTTATTTCCATGCTCTTCTTGGGTCGTCTCGGAACAACAGAGCTAGCTGGGGGAACACTGGCGATTGGTTTTTTGAATATCACAGGCAATTCAATCCTCAGGGGTCTATCCATGGGGATGGACCCCATCTGTTGCCAAGCCTATGGAGCCAAACGATACTCAGTTCTCAGCCAAACCTTCCAGAAAACACTATGTCTCCTCCTACTCGTTTCCATATCCATCTCAGTCATATGGCTTAACGCTGGCCCCATCTTTCGTTGGTTGGGTCAGGACCCAAACATCACAAAAGTTGCAAAGGTTTACTTGGTTTTCTCCATTCCTGAATTGCTAGCTCAAGCTCACCTCCACCCATTAAGGATCTTCTTACGAACCCAGGGCTTAACCACCCCACTAACAATAGCAGCCACTTTTGCAGCCCTCCTTCACCTTCCTATTAACTACTTACTCACTACTTATTTGAAATTAGGTGTCAAGGGTATTGCACTGGCTGTTGCTTTTAATACTCTCAACTTAAACTTGGGCTTGATAATCTATCTTATCGTCTCCAAAACACCACTAAAACCTTGGAATGGAGCTACATTTACCTCTGCCTTTCAAGGCTGGGGGCCATTGCTAAGTTTAGCACTGCCTAGCGCTGCTTCAGTGTGCTTGGAGTGGTGGTGGTATGAAATAATGCTGTTTCTGTGTGGATTATTGAGCGATCCACAGGCAAGTTTAGCTGCAATGGGCATCCTCATTCAAACGACAGGCTTGCTATATGTGGTTCCAATCTCTTTAAGCAGTGGCATAGCAACACGTGTCGGCCACGCTTTGGGGGCTGGTCAACCATCCCTGGCCCAATGGGCAGCCATTATTGGACTTATCGTGGCCTTTGCTTTTGGACTCTCGGCCCTCATTTTCATGAATGCAGTGAGATCTGTGTGGGGAAAGTTGTTCACAGATGAGTCTCAGATTCTTGATCTGGTTTCAATTGCACTTCCAATATTGGGGTTATGCGAACTCGGCAACTCACCCCAAACCGCTGCGTGTGGGGTCTTAACCGGTACAGCACGTCCTAAGCTGGGTGCCCGGATAAACTTGTGTGCATTTTACGTCGTTGGATTGCCAATGGTTATTCTGACTTGTTTCGTGTGCAAGGTTGGGTTTCTAGGTCTATGGTTGGGGCTACTGTCAGCAcagttttcttgtttgtttatgATGGGATATGCATTGATCCGTACAGATTGGAGGCACCAAACTAAAAGGGCTGAGGAGCTGACTCTTGCAGCAGATCAACAGGCACGAGATAAGGATGATTTGGAAAGCGTCCTACTAATTACCACTGATCTCTGA
- the LOC121267310 gene encoding uncharacterized protein LOC121267310, with translation MTAMITKLTWFRSHSILHGKEFHHPRFLITKALEDYYLFQMAQERKSSPSVTVVQKSAWIKPPADWFKMNWDASCAQSRGRVGIEVIIRYTSGQVIGCCRDSKPLVVNSFMAEVVALQVAMNFCKDMGIKMVKLEGDSLQVVQYLQKDSHDMSPVGLLLEDKKLLLKSFAQWSIHHTNRLANEGAHYLAQDAI, from the coding sequence ATGACTGCAATGATAACAAAACTGACCTGGTTTAGAAGCCATTCTATTCTTCATGGCAAAGAGTTTCATCATCCTAGATTCCTTATAACCAAAGCTTTAGAGGATTACTATTTGTTCCAGATGGCTCAAGAGAGGAAGTCATCACCAAGTGTTACTGTTGTTCAGAAATCTGCTTGGATTAAGCCACCTGCTGACTGGTTTAAAATGAATTGGGATGCATCATGTGCTCAATCCAGAGGAAGGGTAGGCATTGAAGTGATTATAAGATATACCAGTGGTCAAGTAATTGGATGTTGTCGTGACTCAAAGCCcttagttgttaattctttcaTGGCTGAAGTTGTTGCACTGCAAGTGGctatgaatttttgtaaggaTATGGGGATTAAAATGGTGAAGCTAGAAGGTGATTCTTTGCAAGTGGTTCAATATTTACAGAAAGATAGCCATGATATGAGCCCAGTTGGCTTGCTCTTGGAAGACAAAAAATTGCTGCTCAAGTCATTTGCTCAATGGTCTATTCATCACACAAATAGGCTAGCAAATGAAGGTGCACACTACCTTGCTCAAGATGCTATTTAA